The genome window AATGAGGCTTCCAAGTGCCATAAGATACGGAATAAAACCTACAAATCCCCGCCCGACGATGAGATAAATAGCGTTTATTAGAAGCGCAACAATTACAGGTTTTACGCCAAGCATAAACCTCTTGTATAAAATATTTTCCTTAAACTTCTTTTCAAAATGGGCAATTGCTAATATAACCAAAAATGATGGCATAACAACACCTAATGTTGCAAACGCAGAACCAATTACGCCATCCAACTCATATCCAATAAACGTTGCCATATTAAGCGCAACAGGTCCAGGAGTTACTTCCGCAACAGAAACAAAATAGAGGAAGCGCTCCTGTGTTATCCAACCGAGT of Caldisericum sp. contains these proteins:
- a CDS encoding chromate transporter — its product is MLLLRLFVEFFKIGIVTFGGGQAMLPLLQHSFVTELGWITQERFLYFVSVAEVTPGPVALNMATFIGYELDGVIGSAFATLGVVMPSFLVILAIAHFEKKFKENILYKRFMLGVKPVIVALLINAIYLIVGRGFVGFIPYLMALGSLIVFIFYRKSPLLILLVAGVIGVFVLR